One window of bacterium genomic DNA carries:
- a CDS encoding sigma-70 family RNA polymerase sigma factor has protein sequence MEQPTDLELIERCLNRDQSAWEQIVTRYKRKVFGIAYKFTGRFEEAEDLTQEVFLKVYKALDSYKKEQDFSWWLVSISRNACIDYYRSTKREKRLLSQGLDKIKEFKFEGLSPEGTMEAAERSRSLRQSLSELPDDLRTVLVLRDLKGMSYKEIAEQLGLVEGTVKSRIHRGRAELAEKIKGIATIQGV, from the coding sequence TTGGAACAACCTACAGATCTGGAATTAATCGAACGTTGTCTGAATCGGGACCAATCCGCCTGGGAACAGATCGTGACGCGCTACAAGCGAAAAGTATTCGGAATTGCTTACAAATTCACGGGGCGATTTGAGGAGGCTGAAGATCTCACCCAAGAAGTGTTTCTAAAGGTCTACAAAGCTCTCGATTCTTATAAAAAAGAGCAGGATTTTTCCTGGTGGCTCGTCAGCATTTCCCGCAATGCCTGCATCGATTATTACCGCAGCACGAAACGGGAAAAGAGACTGCTCAGTCAGGGTCTCGATAAAATCAAAGAGTTCAAATTCGAAGGACTCTCACCGGAAGGAACAATGGAAGCGGCGGAACGTTCCAGAAGTTTGAGGCAAAGCTTGAGTGAATTGCCGGATGATCTTAGGACAGTGCTGGTTCTTCGTGATTTGAAAGGAATGTCGTACAAAGAGATTGCAGAGCAGCTCGGACTGGTGGAAGGGACAGTGAAATCAAGGATTCATCGTGGACGAGCCGAGCTCGCTGAAAAGATCAAGGGGATCGCCACGATACAAGGAGTTTAA